In Camelus bactrianus isolate YW-2024 breed Bactrian camel chromosome 10, ASM4877302v1, whole genome shotgun sequence, a genomic segment contains:
- the LOC105070161 gene encoding macrophage-expressed gene 1 protein-like, whose amino-acid sequence MEELRGGRLPRQSSPPAMAQRLAPLLVLLLAGRGVLGEQGMADFQECKQKLNVSVLGALPGSGWDNLRNVELELVLKRDYSQCLTTEDGEYLIPDHTQVMPRRESIVETRAELIDHWVNYTDSWAASINNEVSFLSVLNGKFSFSCRKVKRYNLEHKTLTSRVEVRHNIYSVKASENTEFQPIFRQHLLTISDHLENNQTREAEYLAEMLVVRYGTHVLTKVEAGATLVQEDQLKRELVGSNTQDRINITFAASALFFKKVKVGTGVSWQAENQLLDNYLRHTVASETRSHGGVPFYPGITLEKWQKGISNRLVAIGKSGLPLPALIQPEALPELPAPAVRRLAAAVNSAIHRYYAINTHPGCMRLDSPDFDPGANVDDGSCSNRNHANFTFGGVFQECQPVSEPGAKSLCETYHIPNPLTGKTSCPANYTVSYLSTKLKTWSQVGPECRPQCHTCWFFFKCCPTVCANREHRHTVRLTASWCAPSRGLRLNTAGFLFGGLYSPGNPNPFTGSQICPSHFYPQTLFGDLKVCVSTDSELGSAQAVPFGGFFSCQAGNPLAGFTKGQSPGILKEVFYQDSSTKYPMKCPEGYSQHQAYLSDGCQVLYCLKAGILLDQQMAGVRLPPFIPRPPWLNNSRAQRLSVLIDSSRQLFWVKQKGSDRWQPASINDPSLLVKLLSQADSGRSVSATIGSWMGAIVAVVVLALGANYAFRYYKKGGFKRSQKDIGAEEQKAYGATETPTGPGSVFCKENGKDSV is encoded by the coding sequence ATGGAGGAGCTGAGGGGCGGCAGGTTGCCCAGGCAAAGCTCTCCTCCTGCCATGGCGCAGCGCCTCGCGCCCCTGCTAGTCCTGCTCTTGGCCGGGCGCGGTGTCCTGGGGGAACAGGGGATGGCCGACTTCCAAGAATGCAAGCAGAAATTAAACGTGTCGGTGCTGGGGGCGTTGCCGGGCTCTGGCTGGGACAACCTGCGCAACGTCGAGCTGGAGCTGGTGCTGAAGCGAGACTATTCTCAGTGCCTCACCACCGAGGACGGCGAGTACCTCATCCCAGACCACACGCAGGTGATGCCGCGGCGGGAGAGCATCGTGGAGACCCGCGCCGAGCTCATTGACCACTGGGTCAACTACACAGACTCCTGGGCGGCCTCCATCAACAATGAGGTCTCCTTCCTCTCCGTCCTCAACGGTAAGTTCTCCTTCAGCTGCCGGAAGGTCAAGAGGTACAACCTGGAGCACAAGACGTTAACAAGCAGGGTGGAGGTCCGCCACAACATCTACTCTGTGAAGGCCTCTGAGAACACCGAATTCCAGCCCATCTTTCGGCAGCATCTCCTGACCATCAGCGACCACCTGGAGAACAATCAGACCCGCGAGGCCGAGTACCTGGCGGAGATGCTTGTGGTTAGGTATGGCACACACGTCCTCACCAAGGTGGAGGCCGGGGCTACCTTGGTGCAGGAGGACCAGCTGAAGCGGGAGCTGGTGGGCAGTAACACCCAAGATAGGATCAACATCACGTTCGCCGCCTCGGCCTTGTTCTTTAAAAAGGTTAAAGTGGGAACCGGGGTATCCTGGCAGGCGGAGAACCAGCTCCTTGACAACTACCTGCGCCACACGGTGGCCTCCGAGACGCGCAGCCACGGCGGCGTGCCCTTCTACCCGGGCATCACCTTGGAGAAGTGGCAGAAAGGCATCAGCAACCGGCTGGTGGCCATCGGCAAGTCGGGCCTGCCCCTGCCGGCGCTGATCCAGCCGGAGGCACTGCCCGAGCTCCCCGCGCCCGCCGTGCGACGCTTGGCAGCCGCCGTGAACAGCGCCATCCACCGCTACTACGCCATCAACACGCATCCGGGATGCATGAGGCTCGACTCGCCCGACTTCGACCCCGGGGCCAATGTGGACGACGGCTCGTGCAGCAACCGCAACCACGCCAACTTCACCTTCGGGGGCGTCTTCCAGGAATGTCAGCCTGTGTCCGAACCGGGTGCCAAAAGCCTCTGCGAGACCTATCACATCCCGAACCCGCTGACCGGCAAAACCTCCTGCCCGGCAAACTACACCGTCAGCTACCTGAGCACCAAGCTGAAGACGTGGAGCCAGGTCGGTCCCGAGTGCCGGCCGCAGTGCCACACTTGCTGGTTCTTCTTCAAGTGCTGCCCCACTGTGTGCGCCAACCGCGAGCATCGCCACACCGTGCGCCTGACCGCCTCCTGGTGCGCACCCTCGCGGGGCCTCCGGCTCAACACTGCCGGCTTCCTCTTCGGAGGCCTCTACAGCCCAGGCAACCCAAACCCATTCACCGGGTCGCAGATCTGCCCTTCCCACTTCTACCCGCAGACACTCTTTGGCGACCTCAAGGTATGTGTCAGTACTGACTCAGAGCTGGGTTCAGCCCAGGCAGTCCCGTTCGGGGGTTTCTTTAGCTGCCAGGCTGGCAACCCCTTAGCTGGCTTCACCAAGGGCCAGAGCCCTGGGATCCTGAAGGAGGTGTTCTATCAGGACAGCTCCACGAAATATCCCATGAAATGCCCAGAAGGGTACAGTCAACACCAGGCTTACCTCAGCGATGGCTGCCAAGTCCTCTACTGCCTCAAGGCTGGGATCTTGCTGGACCAGCAGATGGCAGGTGTCCGCTTACCCCCATTCATTCCCCGCCCGCCCTGGCTCAACAACAGCAGAGCCCAAAGGCTCTCTGTCCTGATTGACTCCAGCCGTCAGCTGTTCTGGGTGAAGCAGAAAGGCTCTGACCGCTGGCAGCCAGCCAGTATCAATGATCCATCCCTGCTGGTCAAACTCTTGAGCCAGGCTGACTCTGGACGCAGTGTTTCCGCCACTATTGGCTCCTGGATGGGTGCCATTGTGGCTGTGGTGGTTCTTGCTTTGGGGGCAAACTATGCCTTCAGGTACTACAAGAAAGGGGGTTTCAAGAGATCACAGAAGGACATCGGGGCAGAGGAACAGAAGGCCTATGGGGCCACAGAAACCCCTACAGGGCCCGGCTCGGTCTTCTGCAAAGAAAATGGCAAGGATTCCGTCTAG